A region of Streptomyces halobius DNA encodes the following proteins:
- a CDS encoding TIGR03084 family metal-binding protein, producing the protein MSDPGAVLADLREESAELDALVAGLPAERWAAATPAEGWTVAHQIAHLAWTDRQALLAATDPDGFRRAAQRALASPLTFVDEGVADAARTPPAELLADWRAGREALLRALLEWPAGEKLPWYGPSMSVMSMATARLMETWAHGQDVADALGVTRTPTARLRHVAHIGVRTRDFAYVAHQLTPPKEEFRVELRAPWGSPRAWGSPRASEAEHGGEAERGGGTVWAYGPADAAQRVTGEALEFCLLVTQRVHRDDAPSLRAEGADAERWLGIAQAFAGPPGKGREPRAPGGAHD; encoded by the coding sequence GTGTCCGATCCCGGCGCCGTACTGGCGGATCTCAGGGAGGAGAGTGCCGAGCTGGACGCCCTGGTGGCCGGGCTGCCGGCCGAGCGGTGGGCGGCCGCCACGCCCGCCGAGGGCTGGACCGTCGCCCATCAGATCGCCCATCTGGCCTGGACCGACCGGCAGGCGCTGCTCGCCGCCACCGACCCGGACGGCTTTCGGCGGGCCGCGCAACGGGCCCTCGCCTCGCCGCTGACCTTCGTCGACGAGGGCGTGGCGGACGCCGCACGGACGCCGCCCGCGGAGCTGCTGGCGGACTGGCGCGCCGGGCGGGAGGCGCTGCTGCGGGCGCTCCTGGAATGGCCGGCGGGCGAGAAGCTGCCGTGGTACGGGCCGTCGATGAGCGTCATGTCGATGGCGACCGCGCGGCTGATGGAGACCTGGGCGCACGGGCAGGACGTCGCCGACGCGCTGGGGGTGACGCGTACCCCCACCGCCCGGCTGCGGCATGTCGCCCACATCGGCGTACGAACCCGGGATTTCGCCTACGTCGCTCATCAGCTCACCCCACCCAAGGAGGAGTTCAGGGTGGAGCTGCGGGCGCCATGGGGGTCCCCCCGCGCATGGGGGTCCCCCCGCGCGAGCGAAGCCGAGCATGGGGGAGAAGCCGAGCGTGGGGGAGGCACCGTGTGGGCGTACGGGCCCGCGGACGCCGCGCAGCGGGTGACCGGGGAGGCGCTGGAGTTCTGTCTGCTGGTGACCCAGCGGGTGCACCGCGATGATGCCCCGTCCCTGCGTGCGGAGGGGGCGGACGCGGAGCGGTGGCTGGGAATCGCCCAGGCGTTCGCCGGGCCACCGGGGAAGGGGCGCGAGCCGAGGGCCCCGGGTGGCGCACATGACTGA
- a CDS encoding cytochrome P450, whose translation MSVPSAVPPRPAPPRPLPLRPVPGPRGLPGLGNLPAFGKDPLAFLVRLRDDFGDAVTWSLGPMRGLFLSHPQHIAELLTTREQSFDVLDILWAFRQVTGQSVLLGQGAEWRRKRGLVQPTVRPRQVRPYAATMVECARLAAERWRERERTDGHEAVQIDVHEEMALITQQIVLRTLFGNDLGDRTRALGQTMTVAEKVVSDELRGINLFLPGWVPTPGRRRLLAAVATIDAEVHRLISARHAGQVRAAAGLGRAGPNGQARGADADDMSQQRDGRPPGRSPGEFPPGAVAGDGMSQQREALPPGAVAGDGRACAGCGDRDDLLSRLLAARDGAGRPLSAEEVRDEAVTLWAAGHETTSTALTWAWCMLGQSPKVRALLDDELARVLGGRLPTIDDYDRLTWTQQIVKETLRLYPPAWAIATAAREGATLGGSRIPAGTTVWCSQWSTHRDPRWFPDPGVFRPERWGPDAPHVIPDHAWFPFGGGQRTCLGARFAQVEAVLLLATLAQSFHLDLAPGPVTPKAGLLLQPATPLRARVRRAG comes from the coding sequence TTGTCCGTTCCGTCCGCTGTGCCGCCACGTCCCGCTCCGCCCCGACCCCTTCCGCTCCGCCCCGTACCCGGTCCGCGCGGTCTGCCGGGACTCGGGAACCTCCCCGCGTTCGGCAAGGATCCGCTGGCCTTCCTGGTCCGTCTCCGCGACGACTTCGGGGACGCGGTGACCTGGTCACTGGGCCCGATGCGCGGTCTGTTCCTCTCGCATCCGCAACACATCGCCGAGCTGCTGACGACCCGGGAGCAGTCGTTCGACGTCCTCGACATTCTCTGGGCGTTCCGGCAGGTGACGGGCCAGAGCGTCCTCCTCGGCCAGGGGGCGGAATGGCGCCGCAAGCGCGGCCTGGTGCAGCCGACCGTCCGCCCCCGTCAGGTGCGTCCGTATGCCGCGACCATGGTCGAGTGCGCGCGGCTGGCGGCCGAGCGCTGGCGGGAGCGCGAGCGGACCGATGGGCACGAGGCCGTGCAGATCGATGTGCACGAGGAGATGGCGCTGATCACCCAGCAGATCGTGCTCCGGACGCTGTTCGGCAACGACCTCGGCGACCGGACGCGGGCGCTGGGCCAGACGATGACCGTGGCCGAGAAGGTCGTCAGCGACGAACTGCGCGGCATCAACCTCTTCCTGCCCGGCTGGGTACCCACCCCCGGCCGGCGGCGGCTGCTCGCCGCCGTCGCCACCATCGACGCCGAAGTGCACCGGCTGATCAGCGCCCGGCATGCCGGGCAGGTGCGCGCGGCCGCCGGGCTCGGACGGGCCGGGCCGAACGGGCAGGCCCGGGGAGCGGATGCCGACGATATGTCACAGCAGCGCGATGGGCGTCCCCCCGGACGGAGTCCGGGGGAGTTTCCGCCCGGGGCGGTGGCGGGCGACGGGATGTCACAGCAGCGCGAAGCGCTTCCGCCCGGGGCGGTGGCGGGCGACGGGAGGGCGTGCGCAGGCTGCGGCGACCGGGACGATCTGCTCAGCCGGCTCCTCGCGGCCCGGGACGGGGCGGGCCGGCCACTGTCGGCCGAGGAGGTCCGGGACGAGGCGGTGACGCTCTGGGCGGCCGGTCACGAGACCACGTCCACCGCTCTGACCTGGGCCTGGTGCATGCTGGGCCAGTCGCCGAAGGTGCGTGCCCTGCTGGACGACGAACTGGCGCGGGTGCTCGGCGGACGGCTGCCCACCATCGACGACTACGACCGCCTGACCTGGACCCAGCAGATCGTCAAGGAGACACTGCGGCTGTATCCGCCCGCCTGGGCCATCGCCACCGCCGCCCGCGAGGGCGCCACCCTGGGCGGCAGCCGTATCCCGGCCGGGACGACGGTGTGGTGCTCCCAGTGGTCCACCCACCGGGACCCCCGGTGGTTCCCCGACCCCGGGGTCTTCCGCCCCGAGCGCTGGGGCCCCGACGCCCCGCATGTCATCCCGGACCACGCCTGGTTCCCGTTCGGCGGCGGTCAGCGCACCTGCCTGGGCGCCCGCTTCGCCCAGGTCGAGGCGGTACTGCTGCTGGCCACGCTGGCCCAGAGCTTCCATCTGGACCTCGCGCCGGGCCCCGTGACGCCGAAGGCGGGCCTGCTGCTCCAGCCGGCTACGCCGCTGAGGGCGCGGGTGCGGCGGGCGGGTTGA